CGTCCTGCCCGCGCGGTACCCGAACCTGCTGGTCAATGGGTCGGCCGGCATCGCCGTCGGCATGGCCACGAACATCCCCTCGCACAACCTCCGCGAGGTCGCGCAGGGCGTCGAGTGGTACCTCGACCACCCCGAGGCCACCAAGGAGGAGCTCCTCGAGGCCCTCCTGACCATCATCAAGGGCCCGGACTTCCCCACCGGCGCGACGATCCTTGGCCACAAGGGCATCGAGGAGGCGTACCGCACCGGCCGCGGGTCCATCACGATGCGCGCGGTCGTCGAGGTGGAGGAGATCCAGGGCCGGATCTGCCTGGTCGTCACCGAGCTGCCGTACCAGGTGAACCCGGACCACCTGGCCCGCAAGATCGCCGACCTGGTCAAGGACAACCGCGTCACCGGCATCGCGGACATCCGCGACGAGACGTCGGGCCGCACCGGCCAGCGCCTGGTGATCGTGCTCAAGCGCGACGCCGTCGCGAAGGTCGTGCTCAACAACCTGTACAAGCACACGCAGCTGCAGGAGACGTTCGGCGCGAACATGCTCGCGCTGGTCGACGGGGTCCCCCGCACGCTGAGCATCGACGCGTTCATCCGCCACTGGGTGACGCACCAGCTCGAGGTCATCGTGCGGCGCACCAGCTACCGGCTGCGCAAGGCCGAAGAGCAGATGCACATCTACCGCGGCTACCTGAAGGCGCTCGACGCGCTCGACGAGGTCATCGCGCTGATCCGCCGCTCCCCCGACGCCGAGCAGGCCAACGCCGGGCTTCAGGCCCTGCTGAGCATCGACGAGGTGCAGGCGGGAGCCATCCTCGCGATGCAGCTGCGCCGGCTCGCCGCGCTGGAGCGTCAGAAGATCATCGAGGCGCACGACAAGCTCGCCGCCGAGATCATCGGCTACCAGGCGATCCTCTCCGACCCGCAGATGCAGCGCACGATCGTCAGCGAGGAGCTCGCTGAGATCGTCGACCGGTACGGCGACGAGCGCCGGACCACGATCCTCCCGTTCAACGGCGAGGTCTCCATGGAGGACCTCATCGCCGAGGAGGAGATGGTCGTCACCATCACCCGCGGCGGCTACGTCAAGCGCACCCGCTCGGACAACTACCGCGCCCAGCGGCGCGGCGGCAAGGGCGTGCGTGGCGCGCAGCTGCGCGAGGACGACATCGTCGACCACTTCTTCGTGACGACAACGCACCACTGGCTGCTGTTCTTCACCAACCTGGGCCGGGTGTACCGGGCCAAGGCCTACGAGCTGCCTGAGGGCGGCCGCGACGCCAAGGGCCAGCACGTGGCGAACCTGCTGGCCTTCCAGCCGGGCGAGCGCATCGCCCAGGTGCTCGACATCCCCGACTACGAGTCCGCCGAGTACCTGGTCCTCGCGACCAAGCGCGGTCTGGTCAAGAAGACGCGGCTGTCGGAGTACGACTCCAACCGCAGCGGCGGTCTGATCGCGATCAACCTGCGCGAGGACGACGAGGGCAACACCGACGAGCTGGTCTCGGCCTGCGCGGTCGACGCCGGGAACGACCTCATGCTGGTCTCCCGCAAGGGCCAGTCGATCCGCTTCACCGCCACCGACGAGGCGATGCGCCCCATGGGCCGCGCGACCTCCGGCGTGACGGGCATGAAGTTCCGCGGCGAGGACGAGCTGCTCGCGATGGACGTCGTTCGCGAGGAGGCGTTCCTCTTCACGGTCACCGAGGGCGGCATCGCGAAGTCCACCGCGCTGACCACGGACAACTACCGGGTGCAGGGCCGTGGCGGCCTGGGCATCAAGGTGGCGAACCTGCCCGAGGCGAACGGCGACCTGGTGGGCGCGCTCGTCGTCGACCACGACGACGAGGTGATGGTCATCATGGAGCGCGGGAAGATCGTGCGCTCGGCCGTGTCCGAGGTCAACGCGACGGGACGCACCACACAGGGCGTCATCTTCGCCAAGCCGGACAATGGCGATCGAATCATCGCAGTTGCTCGCAACATTGAGCGGCACCTGGGTGAGGATGCCGGTAGCGTGGGCGACGAGATCGGGTCGCCGGACGAGACGCAGGACGCGCCGGAGGCCTCCGTGCAGGGCGAGTCGGTCGAGCCGGCCGTCGCCGAGTCATCCGCACTGGAGGATGAATGAGCAGCGATTCCGTTCCGCCGTCCATCCCACCCCGGAAGCGGCCCGTGAAGCCGTCCAGCCACCCGACGGCCAACAGCTCCGGCTCGGCCAAGGCGGCTGAACCGCAGGAGGGCACGGCGGCAGCGAAATCGCAGCCCACGACCCCGGCGACG
The sequence above is a segment of the Cellulomonas chengniuliangii genome. Coding sequences within it:
- the gyrA gene encoding DNA gyrase subunit A, yielding MTENHTDIEHGNIEQVDLQLEMQRSFLDYAMSVIVTRALPDVRDGLKPVHRRVLYAMYDGGYRPDRQFSKCTRVVGDVMGKYHPHGDTSIYDALVRLVQDWSLRYPLVSGQGNFGSPGDDPAAAPRYTECKMAPLAMEMVRDIDEDTVDFQDNYDGRTQEPSVLPARYPNLLVNGSAGIAVGMATNIPSHNLREVAQGVEWYLDHPEATKEELLEALLTIIKGPDFPTGATILGHKGIEEAYRTGRGSITMRAVVEVEEIQGRICLVVTELPYQVNPDHLARKIADLVKDNRVTGIADIRDETSGRTGQRLVIVLKRDAVAKVVLNNLYKHTQLQETFGANMLALVDGVPRTLSIDAFIRHWVTHQLEVIVRRTSYRLRKAEEQMHIYRGYLKALDALDEVIALIRRSPDAEQANAGLQALLSIDEVQAGAILAMQLRRLAALERQKIIEAHDKLAAEIIGYQAILSDPQMQRTIVSEELAEIVDRYGDERRTTILPFNGEVSMEDLIAEEEMVVTITRGGYVKRTRSDNYRAQRRGGKGVRGAQLREDDIVDHFFVTTTHHWLLFFTNLGRVYRAKAYELPEGGRDAKGQHVANLLAFQPGERIAQVLDIPDYESAEYLVLATKRGLVKKTRLSEYDSNRSGGLIAINLREDDEGNTDELVSACAVDAGNDLMLVSRKGQSIRFTATDEAMRPMGRATSGVTGMKFRGEDELLAMDVVREEAFLFTVTEGGIAKSTALTTDNYRVQGRGGLGIKVANLPEANGDLVGALVVDHDDEVMVIMERGKIVRSAVSEVNATGRTTQGVIFAKPDNGDRIIAVARNIERHLGEDAGSVGDEIGSPDETQDAPEASVQGESVEPAVAESSALEDE